A stretch of the Flavobacterium aquiphilum genome encodes the following:
- a CDS encoding glycoside hydrolase family 3 protein: protein MTLEQKIGQFFFPAVFINDTEENIQKIERLIRDYNIGGLTFFHSRASAATNYESKKKVEFNDDSYQRLKELIIRYQKSASTPLLMSIDAEWGLAMRVEKTPQYPYAITLGALPERKIDLVYQVGKQIGLDLKSAGIHYNLAPLADINNNPNNPVIGYRSFGSNKEKVAQYALEYLRGMSDVGILGCLKHFPGHGNTSVDSHLGLPVLEENLEQLLENELVPFIKGIENQVDSIMIGHLAVPALNGGKETSATLSKNIIKSLLREKLGYDGLVISDALNMHSVSKLYETKGQLEWEAFNAGNDVLCFAENVPEGIQAILKNASPERIEASLNRIMKCKEKAGLFDNNPSPAADFDFKATSALNRKIADYCITEIKDKNSSILLFDSKNREKLAKLSVYKSIENPFFKTLENVLPSPEYAIENGNDLTETTIKEDLIPFDTILISLFVPKAKPLNKFELEDSVLEFLGQLFQTKKCILYVFGNPYALQVIPNLDYTYGIVEMYQDFTEFQESAAEQLMEDKKGKGSLPVSLTNI, encoded by the coding sequence ATGACACTTGAACAAAAAATCGGACAGTTCTTTTTTCCAGCCGTTTTTATCAATGACACGGAAGAGAATATTCAGAAAATAGAACGTTTAATCAGAGATTACAACATTGGTGGATTGACTTTTTTTCATAGCAGGGCTAGTGCTGCAACTAACTATGAGTCTAAGAAAAAAGTAGAGTTCAATGATGACAGTTATCAAAGATTGAAAGAACTGATTATACGTTATCAAAAAAGCGCCAGCACTCCCCTTTTGATGAGCATTGATGCTGAATGGGGTCTAGCCATGCGCGTCGAGAAAACACCACAATATCCATACGCTATTACCCTTGGCGCTTTGCCCGAAAGAAAAATCGATTTGGTTTATCAAGTTGGAAAACAAATTGGATTAGACTTAAAATCGGCAGGAATTCATTATAATTTGGCTCCATTGGCCGACATCAACAATAACCCAAATAATCCGGTAATTGGATATCGTTCTTTTGGTTCCAATAAAGAAAAAGTCGCACAATATGCCTTGGAATACCTTCGCGGAATGTCTGATGTTGGAATTCTGGGCTGTCTTAAACACTTCCCGGGACATGGTAATACCAGCGTCGATTCACATTTAGGACTACCTGTTTTAGAGGAAAATTTAGAGCAGTTGCTCGAAAACGAATTGGTACCATTCATAAAGGGAATCGAAAATCAAGTTGATTCCATCATGATAGGCCATTTGGCTGTTCCTGCTTTGAACGGTGGGAAAGAAACGTCGGCAACTTTGTCTAAAAACATCATAAAATCTCTTTTACGTGAAAAATTAGGTTACGATGGTTTGGTTATTTCCGATGCTTTGAACATGCATAGCGTTTCCAAATTATATGAAACCAAAGGCCAACTGGAATGGGAAGCTTTCAATGCGGGAAACGATGTGCTGTGTTTTGCCGAAAACGTACCCGAAGGCATTCAGGCAATTCTGAAAAACGCCAGTCCGGAGCGAATAGAAGCCAGCTTGAACCGTATTATGAAATGCAAAGAAAAAGCAGGCCTATTCGACAACAATCCAAGCCCTGCTGCTGATTTCGACTTTAAAGCCACTTCCGCACTCAATCGAAAAATCGCCGACTATTGCATTACTGAAATTAAAGACAAAAATAGTTCGATACTTCTCTTTGATTCCAAAAACAGGGAGAAACTTGCCAAATTAAGCGTTTATAAATCAATTGAAAATCCGTTTTTCAAAACTTTGGAAAATGTTTTGCCTTCGCCGGAATATGCAATTGAAAATGGCAATGATTTAACTGAAACAACGATAAAAGAAGACCTTATCCCTTTCGATACCATTCTCATTTCTTTATTTGTCCCAAAAGCAAAACCTTTGAACAAATTTGAATTGGAAGACTCGGTTTTAGAATTCTTAGGGCAATTGTTTCAAACTAAAAAATGCATCCTTTATGTTTTTGGAAATCCATATGCGCTGCAAGTGATTCCGAATTTGGAT
- a CDS encoding MFS transporter, translated as MRENKPWYWIPFLNFASGFPYAIIISVSVIMYKNLGINNEDIGVYTSLLYLPWVIKPLWSPFIDLYATKRKWFLAMQLVIAIAFLIVGLTIPMNHFFMLSLALFWVAAFASASNDVASDGFYMLALAKEQQSFFLGIRSTFYRLSMLTANGLIVILGGYLEHQYGDKTKAWSYTMIVVALIMILLTVYNFFTTPKVEETTETKTTHKASFGEVFATFFQKKQIGLILAFILLFRLGESQLLKMLTPFLIDEKSKGGLGLTTEDVGIIYGTFGVTALVIGGILGGIAISKGGLRKWMLPMFLSMHLPILGFVYLSHFHPVGDINLHLEMFSYTFDYILNPYITAVVITEQFGYGFGFAAFMMYLIYVAEGESKTAHYAIATGFMALGMMLPGMASGFIQEYLGYGNFFIWVFIATIPGLILSQFLNYPADFGKKKEENKI; from the coding sequence ATGAGAGAAAACAAGCCTTGGTATTGGATTCCGTTTTTGAATTTTGCATCGGGATTTCCGTATGCCATCATTATTTCCGTTTCGGTGATTATGTACAAAAATTTAGGAATTAATAATGAAGACATAGGTGTTTATACCAGTTTATTGTATTTACCTTGGGTAATCAAACCATTATGGAGCCCATTTATCGACTTGTATGCTACCAAAAGAAAATGGTTTCTTGCCATGCAATTGGTAATTGCCATAGCCTTTTTGATTGTCGGATTGACCATTCCTATGAATCATTTCTTTATGTTGAGCTTGGCACTATTTTGGGTAGCAGCGTTTGCCTCTGCCTCCAATGATGTAGCCAGCGATGGTTTTTATATGTTGGCTTTAGCCAAAGAACAACAATCATTCTTCTTGGGTATTCGAAGCACATTCTACCGTCTTTCGATGCTTACCGCAAATGGACTAATCGTGATTTTAGGAGGATATTTGGAACACCAATACGGCGACAAAACCAAAGCTTGGTCTTACACAATGATTGTTGTAGCACTAATAATGATATTACTAACGGTTTACAACTTTTTCACAACACCTAAAGTAGAAGAAACAACAGAAACCAAAACAACCCACAAAGCAAGCTTTGGAGAAGTGTTTGCTACTTTTTTTCAGAAGAAACAAATCGGACTCATACTGGCATTTATTTTGCTTTTCAGATTGGGTGAATCTCAATTATTAAAAATGCTGACTCCTTTCCTAATTGACGAAAAATCCAAAGGTGGCTTAGGGCTAACCACCGAAGACGTAGGGATTATTTACGGAACTTTTGGAGTAACAGCACTCGTTATAGGCGGAATCCTTGGAGGAATAGCGATCTCCAAAGGAGGATTACGCAAATGGATGTTACCAATGTTTTTGTCCATGCATTTACCTATCTTGGGTTTTGTTTATTTATCACATTTTCATCCAGTTGGCGATATCAATTTACATTTAGAAATGTTTAGCTACACTTTTGATTACATTTTGAATCCATACATTACAGCGGTTGTAATTACCGAACAATTTGGATATGGTTTTGGTTTTGCTGCCTTTATGATGTATTTGATTTATGTAGCCGAAGGCGAATCCAAAACAGCTCATTATGCTATTGCCACAGGTTTTATGGCTTTGGGCATGATGCTTCCGGGTATGGCAAGCGGATTTATACAGGAATATCTAGGGTACGGTAATTTCTTTATCTGGGTATTTATAGCAACCATTCCTGGCTTGATATTATCCCAATTTCTAAATTACCCAGCTGACTTTGGCAAGAAAAAGGAAGAAAACAAGATTTAA
- a CDS encoding DUF3887 domain-containing protein, whose product MNKILSILALILLPAIAFGQTEKATYKATIDSFEKNYNAGNFEAIFETFSSEMQNTLPIDKTNEYFKTLKNQAGNITKREFINYEQTYASYKTTFEKALIAVNISIDNNSKINGFYLKAFKENELPKIERNTTKLSLPFEGEWTIIWGGDTKELNYHIENEAQKNAFDIVVTDHKGKSYKTDGKTNADYYAFGKEIIAPCDGEVVLAVDGIKDNKPGTPNPIYIPGNTVIIKTSKNEYLFFAHFKQNSIKVKQGQQITKGQLLGLCGNSGNSSEAHLHFHIQNIEDMNQATGIKCYFDKILVNGQLKTDYSPIQKEKVINEKK is encoded by the coding sequence ATGAATAAAATACTATCTATTTTAGCTTTAATACTTTTACCAGCAATTGCATTTGGACAAACTGAAAAAGCAACTTATAAAGCCACTATTGATAGTTTTGAAAAAAATTATAACGCAGGCAATTTTGAAGCAATTTTTGAAACTTTTTCATCAGAAATGCAAAACACTTTACCAATTGATAAAACAAACGAGTATTTTAAAACACTTAAAAATCAAGCAGGGAATATAACAAAACGAGAATTTATTAACTATGAGCAAACCTATGCCTCTTATAAAACAACTTTTGAAAAAGCATTAATTGCTGTTAATATTTCGATAGATAATAATTCCAAAATAAATGGATTTTATTTAAAAGCTTTTAAAGAAAATGAACTTCCTAAAATTGAACGAAATACAACTAAACTTTCACTCCCATTTGAAGGCGAATGGACAATTATTTGGGGTGGCGACACAAAAGAATTAAATTATCATATTGAAAATGAAGCACAAAAAAATGCTTTTGATATTGTTGTAACTGACCACAAAGGCAAATCATACAAAACAGATGGAAAAACAAATGCAGATTATTATGCTTTTGGCAAAGAAATTATTGCACCCTGTGATGGAGAAGTAGTTTTGGCTGTAGATGGAATTAAAGACAATAAGCCTGGCACCCCAAACCCAATTTACATTCCCGGAAATACCGTAATTATCAAAACATCAAAAAACGAATATTTATTTTTTGCTCATTTTAAACAAAACTCTATAAAAGTAAAACAAGGACAACAAATTACAAAAGGGCAACTTTTAGGACTATGTGGAAATTCAGGAAACTCTTCTGAAGCACATTTACATTTTCACATTCAAAACATAGAAGATATGAACCAAGCAACTGGAATAAAATGTTATTTCGATAAAATTCTGGTAAATGGACAGTTAAAAACAGATTATTCACCAATTCAAAAAGAAAAAGTAATCAACGAGAAAAAATAA
- a CDS encoding glycoside hydrolase family 10 protein, with amino-acid sequence MNLKKSQFFPIIYFLFFAVLGYAQKREMYPKNEFRAVWIATVVNIDWPKSNIDSVEKQKTDYLEILDTYKKLNYNAVIVQIRSVGDALYPTSLAPWSRYLTGKEGKAPSPNYDVLEWMITEAHERGFEFHAWLNPYRATFDLKTETLSPSHDYYKHPEWMIEYGGKYYYNPALPEVQQHLTSIVEEVVIKYDIDAIHFDDYFYPYKIKGIEFNDAASYQKYGNGLSLADWRRSNVTNFVKNISFSIKKLKPWVQFGISPFGVWRNKSVDPKGSDTQSGQTNYDDLYADPMDWMNNKWIDYIVPQLYWSIDHKTASYAKLIKWWSENTPASTALYIGNSTYKIKSDSDKHWNNKFEIPNQIDLTRSYDNVQGNGFFSAKWFVDKNQDVVKVLKENEYKYPALPLPVPNFKKQITETLLINSITKDADFYYISFKKPAQLAKVRYIVVYGAKDTSKINIKDACQILDKIAVVEENGTYQIEVPANLMIGKAAFAFTFVDHYANESPETVIDLQVETQTK; translated from the coding sequence ATGAATTTGAAGAAGTCGCAGTTTTTCCCAATTATATATTTTCTGTTTTTTGCTGTTTTAGGATATGCCCAAAAGAGAGAAATGTACCCTAAAAACGAATTCAGAGCTGTTTGGATCGCCACTGTTGTCAATATCGACTGGCCGAAAAGCAATATCGATTCGGTTGAAAAACAAAAAACCGACTATCTCGAAATTTTGGATACCTACAAAAAACTGAATTACAATGCCGTTATCGTGCAAATACGTTCTGTTGGTGATGCATTGTATCCAACATCATTGGCTCCTTGGTCGCGCTACCTAACTGGAAAAGAAGGAAAAGCACCAAGCCCCAATTATGATGTACTCGAATGGATGATTACCGAAGCACATGAACGCGGTTTCGAATTTCATGCCTGGCTTAACCCGTATCGTGCCACGTTCGATCTGAAAACCGAGACCTTAAGTCCAAGCCACGATTATTACAAACACCCCGAATGGATGATTGAATATGGGGGCAAATATTACTATAACCCTGCCCTTCCCGAAGTACAACAGCACTTAACATCAATTGTTGAAGAGGTCGTAATAAAATATGATATCGATGCCATCCATTTTGATGATTATTTTTACCCATACAAAATAAAAGGTATCGAGTTTAATGATGCCGCTTCGTATCAAAAATACGGAAACGGGCTTTCTCTTGCAGATTGGAGGCGTTCCAATGTGACAAACTTTGTTAAAAACATTTCTTTTTCCATTAAAAAACTAAAACCATGGGTACAATTTGGTATCAGTCCGTTTGGGGTTTGGCGCAACAAATCTGTTGATCCTAAAGGCTCGGATACCCAATCAGGACAAACCAATTATGATGATTTGTATGCTGATCCTATGGATTGGATGAACAATAAATGGATTGATTATATCGTGCCGCAATTGTACTGGAGTATTGATCACAAAACAGCTTCGTATGCAAAACTGATAAAATGGTGGTCTGAAAACACTCCAGCCAGTACCGCACTTTATATAGGGAATAGCACTTATAAAATCAAATCCGATTCAGACAAACATTGGAACAACAAATTTGAAATTCCTAATCAAATAGACCTTACTCGTTCCTATGACAACGTGCAAGGAAATGGTTTTTTTAGTGCCAAATGGTTTGTCGACAAAAATCAGGACGTAGTTAAAGTGCTTAAAGAAAACGAATATAAATATCCTGCATTGCCATTACCAGTTCCAAATTTCAAAAAGCAGATAACCGAAACCCTTCTGATTAATTCCATCACTAAGGACGCCGACTTTTACTATATTTCGTTCAAGAAACCTGCACAATTGGCAAAAGTAAGATACATAGTTGTGTATGGCGCAAAGGATACTTCTAAAATAAACATTAAAGATGCCTGCCAAATTTTGGATAAAATCGCAGTCGTTGAAGAAAACGGAACCTACCAAATAGAAGTTCCAGCCAATCTAATGATTGGTAAAGCGGCCTTTGCCTTTACTTTTGTAGATCACTACGCCAACGAAAGCCCTGAAACAGTAATTGATTTGCAGGTGGAAACGCAAACGAAATAA
- a CDS encoding dihydrofolate reductase family protein has protein sequence MRKLIMWNVMTLDGYFEGNQNWDLSFHGTVYGEELEKLSIEQLNAADCIIFGRVTYEGMAAYWTPEQGEVADLMNSIPKIVISKTLKTADWNNTTLISGNAAAEIKKLKEQGGKDMYVFGSANLSETFINEDLFDEYRICIAPVLLGSGQPLFKQGIAPKNLSLVSSQQLTTGGVILKYSK, from the coding sequence ATGAGAAAACTAATAATGTGGAACGTAATGACCCTCGACGGATATTTTGAAGGAAACCAAAATTGGGATTTATCCTTTCATGGTACTGTTTATGGAGAAGAACTTGAAAAATTAAGCATCGAACAGTTAAATGCTGCGGATTGCATTATATTCGGACGAGTAACCTATGAAGGCATGGCAGCCTATTGGACACCGGAACAAGGCGAAGTTGCCGATTTGATGAATAGCATACCAAAAATTGTTATTTCCAAAACATTAAAAACAGCCGATTGGAACAACACAACGCTTATCAGCGGGAACGCTGCAGCCGAAATTAAAAAACTTAAAGAACAAGGAGGAAAAGACATGTATGTTTTTGGTAGTGCAAACCTTTCAGAGACTTTTATAAATGAAGATCTTTTTGACGAATACCGAATTTGCATTGCACCTGTTCTTCTAGGTAGTGGACAACCATTATTCAAACAAGGTATTGCCCCTAAAAATCTATCTCTCGTTTCATCCCAACAACTTACAACAGGCGGAGTGATTTTAAAATATTCAAAATAA
- a CDS encoding DoxX family protein → MSIAYFFNLVPELENTENFKAFHVGLISSVYLMPLIEIIIFLCGISYLFGQYVVLSNIIILPLTTNILFIDFFLNQNGLPLALFIFLGNLFLFYAHWKSYKHLFHRKSVMHFD, encoded by the coding sequence ATGTCAATAGCTTATTTTTTTAACTTAGTGCCTGAACTTGAAAACACAGAAAACTTCAAAGCTTTCCATGTTGGATTGATTTCTTCTGTTTACCTAATGCCATTGATTGAAATAATCATTTTTTTATGCGGGATTTCATACCTGTTTGGTCAATACGTTGTCTTAAGCAACATCATTATTTTACCATTAACTACAAATATATTATTCATTGATTTCTTTTTAAATCAAAATGGATTACCTCTTGCCTTATTCATTTTTCTAGGCAATTTATTTTTATTCTATGCTCATTGGAAAAGCTACAAACACCTGTTCCACCGAAAATCAGTGATGCATTTTGACTAA
- a CDS encoding DoxX family protein, with protein sequence MRIATIIIRSLIGLLLLFASISYFLHLFPEPPLTGNMKTFNEGLKASGYLVTLVKIIELICGLSFVAGKFNKITYILLMPISVNIICTHIFLAPEGIPVASFLFLGNIFLLYSKWDSYKGLFTA encoded by the coding sequence ATGAGAATCGCAACCATTATCATTCGTTCACTAATTGGACTGTTATTATTATTTGCTTCAATAAGCTATTTTCTTCATCTGTTTCCGGAACCACCGTTAACAGGAAACATGAAAACTTTCAATGAAGGATTAAAAGCTTCAGGCTATTTGGTCACTTTGGTAAAAATAATTGAGCTCATTTGTGGACTGTCTTTTGTTGCAGGAAAATTCAACAAAATTACCTACATCCTTTTAATGCCGATTTCGGTCAATATCATTTGCACACATATATTCTTGGCTCCAGAAGGCATTCCAGTTGCCAGTTTTTTATTCTTAGGAAATATATTCTTGCTTTATAGCAAATGGGATAGCTACAAAGGGTTATTTACAGCGTAA
- a CDS encoding amino acid permease gives MALKGLFRKKTVHDILKQVEKNNLEGHEALGKHLTTKDLTAFGIAAIVGAGIFSTIGKASFDGGPAVIFLFLFTAIACGFAAFAYAEFASMVPVSGSAYTYSYVAFGELVAWIIGWALIMEYSVGNITVAISWSDYFTGLLSSCGVDLPQWVQMDYLTASNGFKDATALMEGGKSFENLSSGMQDAYTAWTTSPVIGSFHFVADLPALLIIVLITALIYRGMKESRNASNLMVVVKLCIVLLVIAVGVFYVDTSNWSPFAPNGVSGVLKGVSAVFFAYIGFDAISTTAEECKNPQRDLPRGMMWAIVICTVLYIAIALVLTGMVSYNNLNVGDPLAFVFDKLNLKWMSGIIAVSAVVAMASVLLVFQMGQPRIWMSMSRDGLLPKKFSNVHPKFKTPSFATIVVGFVVAVPALFMNLTMVTDLCSIGTLFAFVLVCAGVLALQNKTDIPRGKFKTPYINSKYIFPLLIIVALVIAFTYNKKATMGFITNETKINDPEFIITSINKEETQKVYNYLLNIEGKTQANEKQDAEHLLSQYQQDDTKYASVVTGLPISDSVKYESGFDLFKHKIPMWIFLFVIVGLVFWSYKENLSLIPLLGLICCLYMMAELSVWNWIYFTIWLIIGLIIYFTYSRKNSKLNFEKE, from the coding sequence ATGGCATTGAAAGGGCTCTTTAGAAAAAAAACGGTTCATGATATCTTAAAACAGGTTGAAAAAAACAATTTGGAAGGACATGAAGCACTAGGAAAACATTTGACAACTAAAGATCTAACTGCTTTCGGGATTGCCGCTATCGTTGGTGCCGGAATTTTTAGTACTATAGGAAAAGCTAGTTTTGACGGAGGCCCTGCCGTGATTTTCCTGTTTTTGTTCACAGCAATTGCCTGTGGTTTTGCTGCCTTTGCTTATGCAGAATTTGCTTCGATGGTTCCTGTTTCAGGAAGTGCTTATACGTACTCTTATGTCGCTTTTGGCGAATTGGTTGCCTGGATTATTGGTTGGGCGCTAATTATGGAATATTCGGTTGGAAATATAACCGTTGCTATATCTTGGAGTGATTATTTTACGGGGCTTCTATCCAGTTGTGGTGTTGATTTGCCGCAATGGGTCCAAATGGATTATCTGACGGCTTCCAATGGTTTCAAGGATGCGACTGCCTTGATGGAAGGAGGGAAGTCTTTTGAAAATTTAAGTTCCGGAATGCAAGATGCTTATACTGCCTGGACTACTTCGCCTGTGATTGGTTCTTTTCATTTTGTAGCCGATTTGCCTGCATTGCTGATTATTGTCCTGATTACCGCTTTGATTTACCGCGGTATGAAAGAATCCCGTAATGCGAGTAATCTTATGGTGGTGGTAAAATTGTGTATCGTTCTTTTAGTAATTGCAGTTGGAGTATTCTATGTGGATACTTCGAATTGGAGTCCTTTTGCACCAAATGGTGTTTCGGGAGTGTTAAAAGGAGTATCGGCAGTTTTTTTCGCCTATATTGGGTTTGATGCTATTTCGACTACTGCAGAGGAATGTAAAAACCCTCAACGTGATTTGCCACGTGGTATGATGTGGGCGATTGTTATTTGTACGGTTCTCTATATTGCCATTGCCCTTGTTCTTACCGGAATGGTGAGCTATAATAATTTAAATGTTGGAGACCCATTGGCATTTGTATTTGATAAATTAAATTTAAAATGGATGTCTGGAATTATTGCTGTAAGTGCCGTGGTAGCTATGGCAAGTGTTTTGTTGGTTTTTCAAATGGGACAGCCACGTATTTGGATGAGTATGAGCCGAGATGGTTTGTTGCCAAAGAAATTCTCGAATGTACATCCAAAGTTTAAAACGCCTTCTTTTGCAACCATTGTAGTTGGTTTCGTGGTGGCGGTTCCAGCTTTGTTTATGAATTTAACGATGGTTACCGATTTGTGCAGTATTGGGACTTTATTTGCTTTTGTATTGGTTTGCGCAGGAGTTTTGGCTTTGCAAAATAAAACCGATATTCCTAGGGGAAAATTCAAAACACCTTATATCAATTCCAAATATATTTTTCCTTTATTGATTATCGTTGCTTTGGTCATAGCTTTTACCTACAATAAAAAAGCGACAATGGGTTTTATAACCAATGAAACCAAAATCAATGATCCCGAATTTATAATCACTTCGATAAATAAAGAAGAAACCCAAAAGGTATATAACTATTTGTTGAATATTGAAGGTAAAACACAAGCGAACGAGAAACAGGATGCTGAACATCTGTTAAGCCAATATCAACAGGACGATACCAAATATGCCAGTGTTGTTACGGGATTGCCAATTTCGGACTCGGTTAAATACGAAAGCGGATTTGATTTATTCAAACACAAAATTCCGATGTGGATTTTCTTGTTCGTTATCGTTGGATTAGTGTTTTGGTCCTATAAAGAAAACCTGTCTTTGATTCCGCTTTTAGGACTGATTTGTTGTTTGTACATGATGGCTGAACTGAGCGTTTGGAACTGGATTTATTTCACGATTTGGTTGATCATTGGATTGATTATCTACTTTACTTACAGTCGCAAGAACAGTAAATTGAATTTCGAGAAGGAGTAG
- a CDS encoding type II toxin-antitoxin system RelE/ParE family toxin, which yields MGFKIIWSDFAENELDKIFEYHVENASLQIAKNIIKKIISEPNKIISHPEITQIEELLLDRENNYRYLICSNYKIIYSIDTKEKLIKIADVFDTRQNPSKIKRTK from the coding sequence ATGGGTTTTAAAATAATCTGGTCAGACTTTGCTGAAAATGAATTAGACAAGATTTTTGAATATCATGTTGAAAATGCAAGCTTACAGATTGCCAAAAATATAATCAAGAAAATCATTTCAGAACCAAACAAAATTATTTCACATCCCGAAATTACTCAAATTGAAGAATTGCTACTTGATAGAGAAAATAACTATAGATATTTAATTTGTTCTAATTATAAAATCATTTACTCAATAGACACAAAAGAAAAGCTTATAAAAATTGCTGATGTTTTTGACACAAGACAAAATCCAAGTAAAATAAAGAGAACAAAATAA
- the lpdA gene encoding dihydrolipoyl dehydrogenase, with the protein MSSFDVVIIGSGPGGYVSAIRCAQLGFKTAIIEKYSTLGGTCLNVGCIPSKALLSSSHHYAEIKHFADHGIEVSGDVKINLEKMIARKQAVVDQTSGGVNFLMEKNKIAVFNGLGSFVDATHVAVAKADGTSETIEAKNIIIATGSKPSSLPFIKIDKERIITSTEALALKEVPKHLVIIGGGVIGIELGQVYLRLGAEVSVVEFMDRIIPGMDGALSKELTKVLKKQGMKFYTSHKVQSVERKGDAVIVQAENAKGEVITLEGDYSLVSVGRRPYTDGLNAENAGVKISDRGQVEVNDHLQTSVPNIYAIGDVVRGAMLAHKAEEEGTMVAEILAGQKPHIDYNLIPGVVYTWPEVAAVGQTEEQLKAAGTKYKVGSFPFKALGRARASADLDGFVKILADEKTDEVLGIHMIGARTADLIAEAVTAMEFKASAEDISRISHAHPTFAEAIKEAALAATDNRALHV; encoded by the coding sequence ATGAGTTCATTTGACGTAGTCATTATAGGTTCTGGGCCAGGAGGATATGTTTCGGCTATCCGTTGTGCACAATTGGGTTTCAAAACTGCAATTATAGAAAAATATTCAACTTTGGGCGGAACTTGCTTAAATGTAGGTTGTATTCCATCGAAAGCGTTGTTGTCGTCTTCACATCACTATGCCGAAATTAAACATTTTGCCGATCACGGAATTGAAGTTTCGGGTGATGTAAAAATCAATTTGGAGAAAATGATTGCTCGTAAACAAGCAGTTGTAGATCAAACATCTGGAGGGGTTAATTTCCTGATGGAGAAAAATAAAATTGCCGTTTTTAATGGTTTGGGTTCTTTTGTGGATGCGACTCACGTTGCTGTTGCAAAAGCTGATGGAACATCGGAAACTATTGAAGCTAAAAATATAATTATTGCTACTGGTTCTAAACCATCGTCTTTGCCTTTTATCAAAATAGACAAAGAGAGAATCATTACTTCGACTGAAGCTTTGGCGCTTAAGGAAGTTCCGAAGCACCTTGTGATTATTGGTGGTGGTGTGATCGGGATTGAATTAGGTCAAGTCTATTTACGATTGGGAGCTGAGGTTTCGGTTGTGGAATTCATGGACAGAATTATTCCTGGAATGGATGGTGCTTTGTCTAAAGAATTGACTAAAGTGTTGAAAAAACAAGGAATGAAATTCTATACTTCACACAAAGTACAATCGGTTGAGCGTAAGGGGGATGCCGTAATTGTTCAGGCTGAAAATGCAAAAGGTGAAGTGATTACTTTGGAAGGAGATTATTCTTTGGTTTCTGTTGGTCGTCGTCCTTATACTGACGGATTGAATGCAGAAAATGCAGGAGTTAAAATTTCGGATAGAGGACAAGTAGAGGTTAATGATCATTTGCAAACTTCTGTTCCAAATATTTATGCTATCGGTGACGTGGTTCGTGGAGCTATGCTGGCTCACAAAGCGGAAGAAGAAGGGACTATGGTTGCTGAAATCTTGGCTGGTCAAAAACCTCATATTGATTACAACCTGATTCCTGGTGTGGTTTACACTTGGCCTGAAGTTGCCGCGGTTGGACAAACTGAGGAGCAATTGAAAGCTGCGGGAACAAAATATAAAGTGGGAAGTTTCCCTTTCAAAGCTTTGGGTCGTGCCCGTGCTAGTGCCGATCTTGATGGTTTTGTAAAAATCCTTGCTGACGAAAAAACGGACGAGGTTCTTGGAATCCATATGATTGGTGCAAGAACTGCCGATTTGATTGCTGAGGCGGTTACTGCAATGGAATTTAAAGCTTCGGCTGAAGATATTTCGAGAATCTCACATGCGCACCCAACATTTGCGGAAGCGATTAAAGAAGCGGCTTTGGCTGCAACTGATAATAGAGCTTTGCACGTGTAA